From one Lotus japonicus ecotype B-129 chromosome 3, LjGifu_v1.2 genomic stretch:
- the LOC130749455 gene encoding cell number regulator 6-like, which translates to MMEERTQSRYVKLTKDQLPVEDINPGELNQPIEVPQLAVHKCMECGQPLPESYAPPADEPWMTGIFGCAEDRENCLTGLFCPCVLFGRNVESLNEDTPWTGPCVCHAIFIEGGIALATATAIFHGLIDPGTSFLIFEGLFFTWWMCGIYTGQVRQSLQKKYHLKNSPCDPCCVHCCMHWCALCQEHREMKGRLSESVVSEMTLVNAPPVQEMKSTDDKESPEASSTNNNHHTDMEMQAL; encoded by the exons ATGATGGAGGAAAGGACTCAATCGCGCTACGTCAAACTCACCAAAGATCAGCTCCCTGTTGAAGATATCAACCCTGGTGAACTCAATCAGCCAATTGAGGTTCCGCAG TTGGCTGTTCACAAGTGCATGGAATGTGGGCAGCCATTACCCGAAAGCTATGCACCTCCTGCTGATGAACCTTGGATGACTGGGATCTTTGGATGTGCTGAAGATAGGGAAAACT GCTTGACAGGATTATTTTGTCCTTGTGTATTATTTGGGCGTAATGTGGAAAGCTTGAATGAAGATACTCCTTGGACTGGGCCATGTGTCTGTCATGCCATTTTTATTGAGGGTGGAATTGCTCTGGCAACTGCAACTGCAATCTTTCATGGTCTCATTGACCCTGGGACGtcatttctcatttttgagggtttATTTTTTACTTGGTGGATGTGTGGCATTTACACTGGTCAGGTTCGGCAATCTTTACAGAAGAAATATCACTTAAAG AACTCGCCTTGCGATCCATGTTGTGTACACTGCTGCATGCACTGGTGTGCCTTGTGTCAAGAGCACAGGGAGATGAAGGGACGTCTCTCTGAAAGTGTTGTCTCAGAAATGACCCTTGTAAATGCTCCTCCTGTTCAAGAGATGAAGTCTACTGATGACAAGGAAAGTCCTGAAGCCTCTTCTACTAACAACAATCACCATACTGATATGGAAATGCAAGCTCTATAG
- the LOC130748769 gene encoding F-box protein At5g07670-like: MSFQPNHHNNNPSLPPPPLTTVLTTAKPLNHMLLLPMHLHSLSDPKSKTLTPNFTTTMDPTLLLSDELLLQILAKLPNSPSNLSNSLVCKRWLNLHGRLVRSLKILDWNFVSSGRLTHRFPNLTHVDLVPACFHSPRNAAAAVFLSHRVASMRVAPGWCFGEDNILPAEVIDGGLRVIANGCPNLRKLEVVGASEAGLACVGEECSTLQELELQRCDDEVLRGVAVCKNLQVLRVIGSVGGFYDSVVSDIGLTILAQGCKRLVKLELSGCEGSFDGIKAIGQCCVMLEELTVVDHRMDGGWLAGLSFCENLKTLRFQSCKAIDGNPGMEEHLGFCPALERLHLQKCQLRDKNGTGAVFSVCRAAREVILQDCWGLDNSVLSLAIICRRVELCYLEGCSLLTTEGLELVIDSWKELQCLRVVSCKNIKDSDISPTLATLFATLKELRWRPDTKHLLSSSLEEISMGKKGGKFFRL; this comes from the exons ATGTCGTTTCAACCCAACCACCACAACAACAACCCTAGCCTCCCTCCTCCGCCACTAACCACCGTCCTCACCACCGCCAAACCTCTCAACCACATGCTTCTTCTTCCCATGCACCTTCACTCCCTCTCTGACCCCAAATCCAAAACCCTAACCCCCAATTTCACCACCACCATGGACCCAACCCTTCTCCTCTCCGACGAGCTTCTCCTCCAAATCCTCGCCAAGCTTCCCAATTCGCCGAGCAACCTCTCCAATTCCCTCGTTTGCAAGCGCTGGTTGAATCTCCATGGCCGTTTGGTTCGCTCGCTGAAGATACTGGATTGGAACTTCGTTTCCTCTGGTAGGTTGACTCACAGATTCCCCAATCTCACGCACGTTGATTTGGTTCCTGCCTGTTTCCACTCGCCGCGAAACGCCGCCGCCGCCGTTTTCCTCAGCCACCGTGTCGCCTCGATGCGGGTCGCTCCCGGGTGGTGCTTCGGCGAGGATAATATACTACCTGCTGAAGTCATCGACGGCGGGCTCAGAGTAATTGCTAACGGGTGCCCGAATCTACGGAAGCTCGAGGTGGTTGGAGCGAGCGAAGCGGGGTTGGCTTGCGTCGGCGAGGAGTGTTCCACGCTGCAGGAGCTTGAGCTGCAGAGGTGCGACGATGAGGTTTTGCGCGGGGTTGCGGTGTGTAAGAATTTGCAAGTTTTGAGAGTGATTGGGAGTGTTGGTGGGTTCTATGATTCCGTGGTTTCGGACATTGGGTTGACGATTTTGGCGCAGGGTTGTAAGAGGCTGGTGAAGCTGGAGCTGAGCGGTTGCGAAGGGAGCTTCGACGGGATCAAAGCGATTGGGCAGTGTTGTGTGATGTTGGAGGAGCTGACTGTGGTTGATCACAGGATGGATGGTGGGTGGTTAGCGGGGCTTTCGTTCTGCGAGAATTTGAAGACGCTGAGGTTTCAGTCGTGTAAGGCGATTGATGGCAATCCAGGGATGGAGGAGCATTTGGGGTTCTGCCCCGCGCTCGAACGGTTGCATTTGCAGAAGTGCCAGTTGCGGGATAAGAACGGCACTGGAGCTGTTTTCTCTGTTTGCAGAGCTGCCAGGGAGGTCATTCTTCAGGACTGCTGGGGGTTGGATAATAGTGTGTTGAGTCTCGCAATCATTTGCAG GCGGGTAGAATTGTGTTACTTAGAAGGATGCTCATTGCTTACAACGGAAGGTTTGGAGCTGGTAATAGATTCTTGGAAGGAGCTTCAATGCCTTAGAGTTGTCTCGTGTAAAAATATAAAGGATAGTGATATCTCTCCTACACTCGCAACCTTGTTCGCCACGCTCAAAGAGTTGAGATGGAGGCCAGACACAAAACACCTTCTGTCATCAAGTCTTGAGGAGATAAGCATGGGAAAGAAAGGTGGTAAATTTTTCAGGCTATGA
- the LOC130748249 gene encoding QWRF motif-containing protein 7 isoform X1: MEKSARTLSGRGQLTVAPPSPSPMLVRSRSGTGLAAITTPERRNSQRFSSSERFTNIVHRSKSTSKSRTNNNEGNINISKFQEKTNNDGFGKFLQRGVSPDHDTPRASRKATSAMKSPSAWALSPGRPPPFGSDPPAKAIANGSGGGGGGVGSGPVSKVLKYFKQRKVTSLQEEMYHQFRILHNRLLQWRFINARGEVAMANVKNVAEIRLFSVWLRNLMLRKIIIQKRTELQKVKHRIKLYHILNGQLSLLTEWAKLDRRNQESIGRLTRKLSALSSALPLTHGVKADPESLFEALSSAIEVMENIESLITKYQTQQVERILYQVTELATTSKQEEEYLQELLGLVPIIATLLENEKNIQVHLIQTRTNTNNVFGLMAEIYSKAQ, encoded by the exons ATGGAGAAATCTGCCCGCACTCTTTCCGGCCGCGGCCAACTCACGGTAGCGCCACCGTCGCCCTCGCCCATGCTTGTCCGCAGCCGAAGCGGGACTGGCCTTGCAGCTATAACCACCCCAGAGAGAAGAAATTCACAAAGGTTCAGCTCTAGTGAAAGATTCACCAACATCGTCCACCGTTCAAAATCAACATCGAAATCAAGAACCAACAACAACGAAGGCAACATCAACATCAGTAAGTTCCAAGAGAAGACGAATAACGATGGTTTTGGTAAGTTTTTGCAACGTGGGGTTAGTCCTGATCATGATACCCCTAGAGCTTCAAGGAAGGCTACGTCGGCAATGAAGTCGCCTTCAGCGTGGGCCCTTTCACCCGGGAGGCCCCCTCCGTTCGGTTCTGATCCTCCGGCTAAAGCCATTGCGAACggaagtggtggtggcggaggtGGTGTTGGTAGTGGTCCTGTTAGTAAAGTCTTGAAGTACTTCAAGCAAAGGAAAGTGACATCCCTGCAAGAAGAAATGTACCACCAATTCAGGATTTTGCATAACAGACTTTTGCAGTGGAGATTTATTAATGCTAGGGGTGAGGTTGCCATGGCTAATGTCAAGAATGTAGCCGAG ATACGTTTGTTTTCGGTATGGCTTAGAAACCTCATGCTAAGGAAGATCATTATACAAAAGAGAACTGAATTGCAAAAAGTCAAACATAGGATCAAACTTTATCATATTCTGAATGGACAACTTTCCCTTCTTACTGAATGGGCAAAATTGGACAGAAGAAATCAAGAATCAATAGGCAGATTAACAAGGAAGTTGTCAGCATTGTCCTCCGCATTGCCTTTAACTCACGGTGTCAAG GCAGATCCAGAGTCTCTTTTTGAAGCTTTGAGCTCAGCAATTGAAGTCATGGAAAATATTGAGTCGTTGATCACGAAATACCAGACACAG CAGGTTGAGAGGATTCTTTATCAAGTTACTGAACTAGCCACAACCTCAAAACAAGAAGAAGAGTATTTACAGGAACTTTTGGGGCTTGTTCCCATTATTGCTACTTTATTG GAGAATGAGAAAAATATTCAAGTGCATCTTATCCAAACGAGGACGAATACTAATAATGTGTTTGGATTGATGGCGGAGATATATTCTAAAGCACAATAA
- the LOC130748249 gene encoding QWRF motif-containing protein 7 isoform X2 — MEKSARTLSGRGQLTVAPPSPSPMLVRSRSGTGLAAITTPERRNSQRFSSSERFTNIVHRSKSTSKSRTNNNEGNINISKFQEKTNNDGFGKFLQRGVSPDHDTPRASRKATSAMKSPSAWALSPGRPPPFGSDPPAKAIANGSGGGGGGVGSGPVSKVLKYFKQRKVTSLQEEMYHQFRILHNRLLQWRFINARGEVAMANVKNVAEIRLFSVWLRNLMLRKIIIQKRTELQKVKHRIKLYHILNGQLSLLTEWAKLDRRNQESIGRLTRKLSALSSALPLTHGVKADPESLFEALSSAIEVMENIESLITKYQTQVERILYQVTELATTSKQEEEYLQELLGLVPIIATLLENEKNIQVHLIQTRTNTNNVFGLMAEIYSKAQ, encoded by the exons ATGGAGAAATCTGCCCGCACTCTTTCCGGCCGCGGCCAACTCACGGTAGCGCCACCGTCGCCCTCGCCCATGCTTGTCCGCAGCCGAAGCGGGACTGGCCTTGCAGCTATAACCACCCCAGAGAGAAGAAATTCACAAAGGTTCAGCTCTAGTGAAAGATTCACCAACATCGTCCACCGTTCAAAATCAACATCGAAATCAAGAACCAACAACAACGAAGGCAACATCAACATCAGTAAGTTCCAAGAGAAGACGAATAACGATGGTTTTGGTAAGTTTTTGCAACGTGGGGTTAGTCCTGATCATGATACCCCTAGAGCTTCAAGGAAGGCTACGTCGGCAATGAAGTCGCCTTCAGCGTGGGCCCTTTCACCCGGGAGGCCCCCTCCGTTCGGTTCTGATCCTCCGGCTAAAGCCATTGCGAACggaagtggtggtggcggaggtGGTGTTGGTAGTGGTCCTGTTAGTAAAGTCTTGAAGTACTTCAAGCAAAGGAAAGTGACATCCCTGCAAGAAGAAATGTACCACCAATTCAGGATTTTGCATAACAGACTTTTGCAGTGGAGATTTATTAATGCTAGGGGTGAGGTTGCCATGGCTAATGTCAAGAATGTAGCCGAG ATACGTTTGTTTTCGGTATGGCTTAGAAACCTCATGCTAAGGAAGATCATTATACAAAAGAGAACTGAATTGCAAAAAGTCAAACATAGGATCAAACTTTATCATATTCTGAATGGACAACTTTCCCTTCTTACTGAATGGGCAAAATTGGACAGAAGAAATCAAGAATCAATAGGCAGATTAACAAGGAAGTTGTCAGCATTGTCCTCCGCATTGCCTTTAACTCACGGTGTCAAG GCAGATCCAGAGTCTCTTTTTGAAGCTTTGAGCTCAGCAATTGAAGTCATGGAAAATATTGAGTCGTTGATCACGAAATACCAGACACAG GTTGAGAGGATTCTTTATCAAGTTACTGAACTAGCCACAACCTCAAAACAAGAAGAAGAGTATTTACAGGAACTTTTGGGGCTTGTTCCCATTATTGCTACTTTATTG GAGAATGAGAAAAATATTCAAGTGCATCTTATCCAAACGAGGACGAATACTAATAATGTGTTTGGATTGATGGCGGAGATATATTCTAAAGCACAATAA